In Oligoflexia bacterium, the following are encoded in one genomic region:
- a CDS encoding biopolymer transporter ExbD, producing MAFNNDSNNNNNVLAEINVTPLVDVMLVLLIIFMVAAPLIQQQVDVELPETQAKQSIGVKENDVVLIVDKYKKIHIQGQSIALENLEAKLKAIYKTKEKKEIFLQADKSIPYGFVVQIMALVKNAGINKMGMVTDGPQQS from the coding sequence TTTTAGCTGAAATTAACGTCACGCCTTTGGTGGATGTGATGTTGGTTTTGTTAATCATTTTTATGGTTGCAGCTCCACTCATTCAACAACAAGTTGATGTTGAACTGCCCGAAACACAAGCTAAACAAAGCATTGGTGTTAAAGAAAATGATGTTGTCTTGATTGTCGATAAATACAAAAAAATCCACATTCAAGGGCAAAGCATTGCATTAGAAAACTTAGAAGCCAAACTCAAAGCAATTTATAAAACCAAAGAAAAGAAAGAAATTTTTTTACAGGCAGACAAAAGCATTCCCTATGGTTTTGTTGTACAAATCATGGCTCTGGTTAAAAATGCCGGAATCAACAAGATGGGTATGGTAACGGACGGGCCGCAGCAATCTTAA